From the genome of Candidatus Electrothrix communis, one region includes:
- a CDS encoding DNA-binding protein: MMKGYIPAALALTLLFTGPALAEESKSTPTTMEAAANLAGKPIKGKVLEVQSAGGYTYLLIKHEQGEIWAALPESKVEAGQEVTVSPGMMMKSFESKALSKTFDVIIFSSGLAGAGDMHQATAVAGGNPHASKEAQTPVAEAELEKLSGGSARAIVPADKVKVEKAEGKNAQTVEECFANAKQLDKKTVRIRGKVMKFSSMIMGKNWIHLQDGTGDPEKKTHDLVVTTSGKAAKGAVVTIEGTLHKDKDFGAGYRYAAIVEEAKVIE, from the coding sequence ATGATGAAGGGTTATATTCCAGCAGCCTTGGCACTGACTCTGCTGTTTACCGGCCCCGCATTAGCGGAGGAGTCAAAATCTACCCCGACAACTATGGAAGCCGCAGCAAATCTTGCAGGTAAACCCATAAAAGGCAAGGTACTGGAGGTACAGTCAGCTGGCGGTTATACCTATTTGCTAATAAAACACGAACAGGGCGAAATCTGGGCAGCGCTGCCAGAAAGCAAGGTAGAAGCCGGGCAGGAAGTGACAGTCAGTCCTGGCATGATGATGAAATCCTTTGAGTCCAAGGCATTAAGCAAAACCTTTGACGTTATCATTTTTTCCTCCGGCCTTGCTGGGGCTGGCGATATGCATCAGGCAACAGCCGTTGCAGGAGGAAACCCTCATGCCTCTAAAGAGGCGCAGACACCGGTCGCTGAAGCCGAGTTGGAAAAACTTTCCGGAGGTTCTGCCCGAGCTATTGTCCCTGCTGATAAGGTCAAAGTGGAAAAAGCAGAGGGGAAAAACGCCCAGACAGTTGAGGAATGTTTTGCCAACGCCAAACAACTCGACAAGAAAACAGTTCGAATTCGCGGCAAAGTCATGAAATTTTCCAGTATGATTATGGGCAAGAACTGGATCCACCTACAAGATGGAACCGGCGATCCTGAGAAAAAAACTCATGACCTTGTTGTGACCACCTCTGGAAAGGCCGCAAAAGGCGCTGTTGTCACGATTGAAGGAACCCTGCATAAGGACAAAGACTTTGGAGCAGGTTATCGGTATGCGGCAATAGTTGAGGAAGCAAAGGTCATTGAGTAA